From Chitinispirillales bacterium, a single genomic window includes:
- a CDS encoding pyridoxal phosphate-dependent aminotransferase: protein MLITRSERMAGVSYAIRGPVLDMAYELESQGQQVIKLNIGNPGNFGFNVDSSLLEAMRENLLGLEGGQSYSHSKGVAEVREKIAEYHIKKGAQNVSPNDIFIGNGASELITSCMQALLNKGDEMLLPAPDYPLWTAAVNVCGAKAVHYICREENDWHPDIADIEAKVTKKTRAIVVINPNNPTGANYSPQILKEIVAIAQKYNLLIFSDEIYDRILYGDEVHYSLAEFAGMHPCFTFNGISKTHLACGFRGGWLVVSGDKTHMYDYLDGITTLLSMRLCSNVPAQFACKSALENDTQMSNHIVKGGRLYEQNDTASKFLNEIEGIDCVKAKGALYLFPKIDAKKFNITNDQQFVLDFLIEKKVLLVNGTGFNWIAPDHFRLVFLAETKVLEEAIGRLKEFLSTYRQK, encoded by the coding sequence GTGTTGATAACTCGTTCCGAAAGAATGGCGGGGGTAAGTTATGCGATAAGAGGACCTGTTTTGGACATGGCTTACGAATTGGAATCGCAGGGGCAGCAGGTTATTAAACTTAATATCGGAAATCCGGGAAATTTCGGCTTTAACGTCGATTCCTCGTTGCTTGAAGCGATGCGTGAAAATTTGCTTGGACTTGAAGGCGGACAATCGTATTCTCATTCAAAGGGTGTAGCGGAAGTTCGTGAGAAAATAGCGGAATACCACATAAAGAAAGGCGCGCAAAACGTTTCACCCAATGATATTTTTATCGGGAACGGGGCAAGCGAACTTATTACTTCCTGTATGCAGGCGTTGCTGAACAAAGGCGATGAAATGCTTTTGCCTGCGCCGGATTATCCGCTTTGGACGGCGGCTGTAAATGTTTGCGGCGCAAAGGCGGTTCATTACATTTGCAGGGAAGAAAACGACTGGCATCCCGACATTGCCGATATTGAGGCGAAGGTCACAAAAAAAACTCGTGCAATCGTGGTAATAAATCCTAACAATCCTACCGGCGCAAATTACAGTCCGCAAATCCTTAAGGAAATTGTCGCGATCGCTCAGAAATATAATTTGCTGATTTTTTCGGACGAAATCTATGATAGAATTTTATACGGCGACGAGGTTCATTACTCATTAGCTGAATTTGCCGGAATGCATCCTTGTTTTACGTTTAACGGAATTTCAAAAACGCATTTGGCTTGCGGATTTCGCGGCGGATGGCTTGTCGTGAGCGGTGATAAAACTCATATGTACGATTATTTGGACGGAATTACGACACTGCTTTCAATGCGGCTTTGCTCAAATGTTCCGGCGCAATTTGCATGCAAATCGGCTTTGGAAAACGATACGCAGATGAGCAATCACATCGTCAAAGGCGGACGGCTTTACGAGCAAAACGATACGGCGTCGAAATTTCTAAACGAAATTGAAGGAATCGACTGTGTGAAAGCGAAAGGCGCTTTGTATTTGTTTCCAAAAATTGATGCAAAAAAATTTAACATAACAAACGATCAGCAGTTTGTACTTGATTTTTTGATAGAAAAAAAGGTTCTTTTGGTTAACGGAACGGGGTTTAATTGGATTGCTCCCGACCATTTCAGATTAGTATTTTTGGCTGAAACCAAAGTGCTTGAAGAAGCGATCGGAAGGTTGAAAGAATTTCTTTCGACATACCGACAAAAATGA